A region of the Oenanthe melanoleuca isolate GR-GAL-2019-014 chromosome 14, OMel1.0, whole genome shotgun sequence genome:
GGTGGGTCTGGTTAGGATCAGCACCACTGACTGTCCCATTCCCCCAGGATGTTCCACTCCTACCCCCCAACCAAGACCTACTTCCCCCACTTCGACCTGTCACAAGGCTCTGACCAGATCCGTGGCCACGGCAAGAAAGTGGTGGCTGCCCTGGGCAATGCCATCAAGAACCTGGACAacctcagccaggctctgtctGAGCTCAGCAACCTGCACGCCTACAACCTGCGTGTGGACCCCGTCAACTTCAAggcaggcagagggatggggacagagtgggatcagggggacagagggacagagatcAGAATGGGGGACAGGGAACAAGGGATAGGGAATGGAGACTgcaggacagggaatgggggacaGGGATCAGAATGGGGGGACAGGGAACAAGGGATAGGGAATGGAGAATgcaggacagggaatgggggacaGGGATCAGAatgggagggaagggaacaggagaTGGGGAACAGAGACTgagagacagggaatgggggacaGGGATCAGGATGGGAGGCAGGGGATGGGGGAAGGGGATCAGGGTGGGGGGCAGAGGATGGGGTACAGAGAGtgtgggacaggggctgggctggggacatgggggctGTAGTGGCGGTGCTAAGCCTGGTTTTTCCTTGCAGTTCCTGTCGCAGTGCTTGCAGGTGACGCTGGCCACCCGCCTGGGTAAGGAGTACAGCCCCGAGGTGCACTCTGCCGTCGACAAGTTCATGTCGGCCGTGgcctctgtgctggctgagaAGTACAGATGAGCTGTCAGCCGTGCCCGTGTACCATCaataaaaaaaagacttttGCTGCAGCAATGCGTCCTTTGTGCCGGGGCCGGGAGATGGGGTGGGCTGGAGTGTGGCAGTGCTCCTGCCGCAGGGAGGGGGCTGCGGGTGTGATGGATGTGCTATGGGAAGAGCAGCACCACCCTGGGCTCCCTGGGTGTCCCCCAGGGTCCTGCTTGcttccagccctccccagcacaggatgCAGCTGATagcaggacccagggaatgAAGCTATGCCTGCATCCCTCCAGGGAGCAGGGCAAATGCTGCACCAAGACAAATGTGATCCTTGCATTCCCTTGAAGGATTCTTGAGGAGGTGATGGGGGTGTGGGAAAAACCCTGCCTGTTTCCATCTATCAAGATGGCTTTTTAGGAGTTTACTaggggagctgtgggagctaAGTGCTTGCATGAGCTCCAGAAGTAATCTGAGAATTCAAGGAGTAAAAATAGTCCACCGCAGACCATTAAGCAGAAAAACTGTTCTGGGACTCAAGATCCTGAGCCACAAATTCCAGTCAGCTTCCAGGGAAGAACCTCCACACTTGCCCCAGGTGTCTGCTCTTCCCCTGGGACTGGGCAGAGTAGAAATGGGATGGGCAAATCTGCAGTCCAGTATAGGGACACTGTTTCAGGACTTTGGAgcctgaattttaaaaaaaatcagtgatcACAGGTGGCAGGCTATGAGATACTAAACTAGCCCTGGATTTGCTCTGTGCTATGACACCAGAGAGGGGAGATGAGATCCTGCAGGAGAGAGGTGCCTGAGTGTCAAGGTGCAAGTAGGAGGCAGGTAGGGGCAATGCAGGGATGCTGCCTGCTCACAGGCAGGCCTGACAGTCCCTGGTCatggcagcccctgctcctgaAGGTGAACCCAGAATGCTTATGCTCCATCCTCAAGCATATCCCAGTGTGCTCATGTGCATTCACACCCATTTATTTTTGTGCCACCCATTTGTTTTTGTGCCACCCATTTGGTTTTGTGCCACCACTTTgaagggctctgctgccttggCAGCCTCCCCCCccccatgcacacacacatgcagcatacactgccctgctgctgcttcccagaaaatcagcccccccagccctccctccccactctgAAGTGGTGCCAGACCGAGTTAATCTCCCCCAAACACAAATGATAAGAACTTCAGCCACAGAGGAAACATGGGTGTGAACTGTCACTGCTGGTCTGCGCCACCTGCCGAACttgctgtgagctctgcaagCCCCCTCACCCTCCTTGTCTTCCTCACCAcccttctcttccctgcccTTGTAACATTCCTCACCTCCATCTCCTCATTtggagcacacagggctcacCACAGACCACTGTGGTCCCTCAGTGCCCAGTGCTGATCCTGTGGCTCTGCCCAGTGTCCTCCCTGCCCAGAAGTCGGCGTCCCCCAGTGCCCACAGCACCAGGACCGTGCAGGAGAGGGGGCTGCGGCAGGGGAGCTCCGGGCTCTGTCAGCGAACAGACGTGACTGTGGGTCAGGGAGCGGGGGAAGAGGGCACACAGTGGGGTGGTATGGGGTACACTGGTGTGGGGTACACTGGTGTGGGGTGTCCTGAGGAACAAGAGCAGGGAGTGCAGTGGGATGGCCGAGGGCTGTATGGGGACACGTGTGTGTGCACGGACATGTAGGTGTCAGCTGGCAGTGCGTGTCCTGGGGCAGCTCGGGGTGTGTGCAGGCTGTTGGATGGTCAGTCTGTACATGCAGGTGCACACGGGGCTGTGAGGAGATGTGGGACACACGCTGCTGTCCCAACACCTGCCAGAACCCAtccaggctgtggcaggagcacCAAGCCAGTGTCTCACCCCATGCCAGGGGACGCACATGGGCTCCTCcgccagtgccagtgccagtgccagtgccagtgccagtgccagtgccagtgccagtgccagtgcagaCCCTAACGACAACCCATGCCAGCATCTAAACCTCATCCTAACCCCAAGCCTAACCTTAAGCCTAACCCTGCTGTCATGTCAGCATGTGTCCGTGGCGCAGAGACCACCCACCCACTCTGGAACAAGCCCTGGCCGTGACCCCGGTCCGACCCCGCGGTGCcagtgccggtgccggtgccgtgcccgggcggagcggggcggggcggggcaggaCGGGCGGCGGCCCCGCCTGGCCGGGCTCCAGCAcccccgggccgggcggagcCCCGGCACCGCATATaagggcggcggcgggcggtgGGGACACCCGTGCTGGGGCTGCCGACTGGGAGGTGACATCATGGTGCTGTCAGCCAACGACAAGGCCAACGTCAAGGCCGCTTTCGGCAAAATCGGCGGCCAGGCCGAAGAATATGGTGCCGAGACCCTGGAGAGGTACTGTGGCTGTCCCCGGCGTGACCCCCTCCACCCCCGACTCCCTGGCGTctgctccttctcttccccatccgCAGCTGTCTCtgtcctgtgccaccctgtccctgtctcacctgtctctgAACCCCTCTGTTCTCCAGGATGTTCGCCACCTACCCCCAGACCAAGACCTACTTCCCCCACTTCGACTTGTCAAAGGGCTCTGCTCAGGTCAAGGGGCACGGCAAGAAGGTGGCGGCTGCACTGGTCGAAGCTGCCAACAACATCGATGACATTGCTGGTGCCCTCTCCAAGCTCAGCGACCTCCACGCCCAAAAACTCCGCGTGGACCCTGTCAACTTCAAAGTGAGTGTCTGGGAAGGGGTGACCAGCCCAGCTTCCCTCCTGCACCTCTTGGCTACCCCCTTGCCACATCCTCTTGCTCACCACGTGGTTTTGCCTTTCAGCTGCTGGGCCAGTGCTTCCTGGTGGTGGTGGCCAGCCGCCAGCCCTCTCTCCTGACCCCAGAGGTCCACGCTTCCCTGGACAAGTTCCTGTGCGCCGTGGGCACTGTGCTGACTGCCAAGTACCGTTAAGACGTGTACCGTGGTCAGAGCTGGACCCAACACACTGCCAGCCCTCCGACAGCGAGCAGTCAAAtgttctgaaataaaatctcttgcatttgtgctccagctctggtgtcctgctctgtgtgctgcccaGGAAGGGAGCGGGAGGGATGTGCTCTGGGGGTCTGAACTGGAGGTCTCCCCACCAGGTGGGTACTTGGAGAAAAGGGGCTTGGGgctctggttttgttgttgctgagaGGAGGCAGCATCTGGGGATGGCGTCCAGCAGGCAGACACTGCtttgcagccctggagctctggtAGCAAACAGCATTTCTAGGCACCGGTGGAGGGGAGAGACTCATGGAAGGtctggggctccctgcagctccaagcTGTCCCACTAGTACTCCACAGTGGGATCCCCTCTTGCACCACTGGCCCCATGCACCCTCGCTCAGGACAGTGTCAGAGGGCATCTCCTTCTGGAAATGTTTGCAGGAGTACAGAGGGCCAGCATGTGACCCTCTGCCTGGCAGCAGAGTGAGAACAGCCCGAGgacctccctgtgccagggcacctTTCTttgcacacccagcacacagggctgtgcagtggTGTAAGACTTCTGTCCACACCCAATGGCCCATTGCTGGAGTGTCACTGTGGAGGGGTCCTGGGGAGCTGCAATGGCAGCAGATGGGGCTCAGCCCCAGATCCAGCAGTGTGGGGCAGTGTCAGGGCACGAAAAGGAGCCTAGGAGTTGTGCTGGTgtctgcacccccagcccttatcgcagcctgcagcagggtggCTGTGGTGGGGGGCTGATAAAGGAAAGTGTGGGCTCTCCTCCAGCTGTGGGTGTGGTGGGAGGCTGGGCAACAGATAGTCCCAGGAGGTTACAACCTGCCAGGTGCTGAGTAAGGGTTGGGAGGTCCTCAGTGAGGGGGGGAGGTACAAGGAAGCCCCAGGGTGGCTCACAAAGCCAGCCAAGTTTGCCACAGGCTCCTTTGATCCTTGGCATTGGCAAAGGATGGACTCTTGCCCAGTCCCATGGCCTCCAGGTGCTGTCAGTAAATGCACAGAGACAGGAGAAACTTTGATAACTCCAAAGAGAGAAGGAGGCCCTTCAGGGTCTCTTCTGCAAAGCACCACAGGCTTTATGATCCCATGTGCCCACTGTTCCTGGCACAgtgaggaagggaggagagagcCAGTCAGGGCATCACTGGCCAGTCTGATCTACCTTTGTACAGAGCAGGTGTTGGAGCAGGTTCCACCCTTCTGGCCAGGAACGTCACCTGGACAGAGCTGTAGGCACAACTTCCTGGGGATCTCATGGAGAGCCAGGATATGGTGGGGACTCAGGGCACAGAGGTGTGCAAGGACGTGTGAACTGGTGTGGAAAGCATTGGGAAGAGCCAGCATCAAATCCAGTATGGACTTGGACTCCTCCAAACCAGCCACTAAGGGCCCTCATGGTGCTGATCATGGTGGGGACATGAGATAAGGTGTAAGAGCAATTTGGGGACAATGTGAGGGGTGGAAGTTGTTCCCAACTTGCTTTAGCTTCTCACTGCTACCAAGCCATGCCCTGACCTCAGGCAGGACGCATGGGGTGGCAGTGGGCTGTCCCCTGCCTCTGCAGCATtttgcagggctctgcctggccagagagcagctgagctcGTGTTGTCCCAGCCGtttgtccctgctgccacaAGATGGGGACCTCAGGCCGTGGTGTTTTATCAGGGCCAGGCAGAGGGtgtgagggcagggagaggcagggctgctgccccagTTCAGCCCCAGACCCCCATTGCTTTGGGGACACCGGTGCCAGCTCAGAGGGGGTGCAGGACCCCTCCCCATCAGCCTGTGTGCTGTTCTgagagctccagccccagccccccgTGCCTGGCTCATAGCACAGGGGCTCCCTTCGGTGGGCATCCCTTGGTGGCCACGGCTTTGTgagccccaggacacagcctgCCCCACGGCACAGACACGctggccacagcctggcactCCCTGAgctggcatccctgcccagctgccttgGGGCccaccagcaccacagcagccatgctctggggcagagcaggtCCAATGTTTGCCCCAGTGCTGGTCCAGGCTGGTTTTTCA
Encoded here:
- the LOC130259346 gene encoding hemoglobin subunit alpha-D, whose translation is MVLTAEDKKLIQQTWGKLGGAEEEIGAEALWRMFHSYPPTKTYFPHFDLSQGSDQIRGHGKKVVAALGNAIKNLDNLSQALSELSNLHAYNLRVDPVNFKFLSQCLQVTLATRLGKEYSPEVHSAVDKFMSAVASVLAEKYR
- the LOC130259289 gene encoding hemoglobin subunit alpha-A, translated to MVLSANDKANVKAAFGKIGGQAEEYGAETLERMFATYPQTKTYFPHFDLSKGSAQVKGHGKKVAAALVEAANNIDDIAGALSKLSDLHAQKLRVDPVNFKLLGQCFLVVVASRQPSLLTPEVHASLDKFLCAVGTVLTAKYR